From one Enterococcus sp. DIV2402 genomic stretch:
- a CDS encoding LTA synthase family protein translates to MMFINFLLVGTLTTLAELRCSSTLHGKNKTFIFLQNTVYINLFSLFLLRFILQKNHLFLNETYTITFSLKYVLFAMVIGLVFLFMKYQIYHSAHLKECKKPRTKAERNWLIIDSAMFLIGWFLLIGTDWFHHFFGSIAPEQFMFNFTSPVNGAANELLIDVVDTQILLYVTGAVIFLTFLWAPVNVVNKYRTPLPNGRIRKIGGVIAAFLLFISSIYAISTLRLDEVIHSLTSKSSYIEDNYVAPDSVKLTFPKQKRNLVHIYLESMENSYLDSSLGGNSEENLLPDLTALSQEGMHFSQDELFGGPYQTYGSGWTMAAVVNMTAGLPVKIATDSHAYGKKDYFLPGATTMGDILAEADYQQTLLMGSPANFSGMATYYQTHGNTHLVDYQQAKESNRLPEDYYVWWGFEDQKLFSFAKEELTRLAASQEPFALTMQTIDTHFPNGYVSNETPKLYENQYANVIVHSQKQVTEFVRWMQTQPFYKDTTVVLTGDHLSMDKDYFDNIPADYQRSTFNLILNSATPAKTPQRAYAPFDYFPTILASMGVTIPNNRLGLGTDLTSTTPTLIERDGFKKVNLELAKKSKFYNQELVTP, encoded by the coding sequence ATGATGTTCATCAATTTTCTTCTTGTAGGTACGTTGACAACCTTAGCTGAATTACGTTGTTCTAGCACTTTGCATGGGAAAAATAAGACATTCATATTTTTACAAAACACCGTATATATTAATTTATTTTCGCTCTTTTTATTACGTTTTATCTTACAAAAAAATCATTTATTTCTAAATGAGACTTACACAATCACCTTTAGCTTGAAATACGTCTTATTTGCAATGGTAATTGGGTTAGTTTTTTTATTTATGAAATATCAAATTTATCATTCCGCTCATTTGAAGGAATGTAAAAAACCACGGACCAAAGCTGAACGAAACTGGCTAATTATTGATTCAGCGATGTTTTTGATTGGATGGTTCTTGCTAATTGGTACCGATTGGTTTCATCATTTCTTTGGTTCCATCGCACCGGAACAGTTTATGTTTAATTTTACCTCGCCTGTAAATGGTGCCGCCAATGAGCTTTTAATTGATGTTGTAGATACACAAATTTTATTATATGTGACTGGTGCTGTTATTTTTTTAACTTTTTTATGGGCACCTGTCAATGTCGTAAACAAATATCGTACGCCGTTACCAAATGGACGTATTCGTAAAATTGGCGGTGTTATCGCCGCATTTCTATTATTTATCTCTAGTATTTATGCCATTTCGACCTTGCGCTTAGATGAAGTTATCCATTCGCTAACTTCGAAATCATCTTATATTGAGGATAATTATGTTGCACCTGATTCAGTTAAATTGACTTTTCCTAAACAAAAACGAAATTTGGTACACATCTACTTAGAATCTATGGAAAACTCTTATTTAGATTCTTCTTTAGGTGGGAATTCAGAAGAAAACCTCCTGCCAGATTTAACAGCTTTGTCCCAAGAAGGCATGCATTTTTCTCAGGATGAATTATTTGGCGGACCTTATCAAACATATGGCTCAGGTTGGACAATGGCGGCTGTTGTAAATATGACAGCCGGTTTGCCAGTCAAAATTGCAACAGATAGCCATGCCTATGGTAAAAAAGATTACTTTTTACCTGGTGCAACTACTATGGGTGATATTTTAGCCGAAGCAGACTATCAACAAACATTACTAATGGGCTCTCCTGCCAATTTTAGTGGCATGGCAACTTATTATCAAACGCATGGCAATACACATTTAGTCGATTATCAACAAGCGAAAGAAAGCAACCGTCTTCCTGAAGACTATTACGTTTGGTGGGGCTTTGAAGATCAAAAATTATTTAGCTTTGCCAAAGAAGAATTAACACGTTTGGCAGCAAGTCAAGAACCTTTTGCTTTGACGATGCAAACAATTGATACGCACTTTCCAAATGGCTATGTAAGTAACGAAACACCGAAGCTTTATGAAAACCAGTACGCCAATGTGATTGTTCATTCGCAAAAACAAGTGACTGAATTTGTACGTTGGATGCAAACACAACCGTTTTATAAAGATACAACTGTCGTGCTAACAGGCGATCATTTAAGCATGGATAAAGACTATTTTGATAACATTCCTGCTGATTATCAGCGTTCAACATTCAATCTAATTTTAAATAGTGCTACGCCTGCCAAAACGCCCCAACGTGCCTATGCTCCTTTTGATTATTTTCCAACAATTTTAGCTAGTATGGGTGTCACTATCCCTAATAACCGGTTAGGCTTAGGAACTGATTTAACCTCAACAACGCCTACCCTAATTGAGAGAGATGGTTTTAAAAAAGTCAATTTAGAGCTCGCAAAAAAAAGTAAGTTTTATAATCAAGAGTTAGTTACACCATGA
- a CDS encoding GNAT family N-acetyltransferase yields MEITLAPFVEEDSEGLWLLEKIWDETNTPVPLNTEDYETFKKKLADQQLLVAHKGQEVVGSLSYHVIDTIPSRNKQWIFGIAVSPTAQGQGVGRLLIEELFRLARKAGIAKLSLRVMATNPGAITFYKKMGFEQEAHYKKEFWINDTWVDDFQFAYYL; encoded by the coding sequence ATGGAGATTACACTTGCACCATTTGTAGAAGAAGATAGTGAAGGATTGTGGTTGCTGGAAAAAATTTGGGATGAAACCAATACACCAGTTCCGCTTAATACAGAAGACTATGAGACGTTTAAGAAAAAATTAGCTGACCAACAGCTATTAGTTGCACACAAAGGTCAAGAAGTGGTAGGATCATTGTCGTATCACGTGATTGATACGATTCCTTCTCGCAATAAACAATGGATTTTTGGCATTGCAGTTAGTCCAACTGCGCAAGGTCAAGGTGTGGGACGTTTATTAATTGAAGAGCTGTTTCGTTTGGCGAGAAAAGCAGGAATCGCTAAACTTTCTTTACGAGTAATGGCGACGAATCCTGGGGCAATTACCTTTTATAAAAAAATGGGGTTTGAGCAAGAAGCGCATTACAAAAAAGAATTTTGGATAAATGATACTTGGGTTGATGATTTTCAATTTGCGTATTATCTATAA
- a CDS encoding 3-deoxy-7-phosphoheptulonate synthase: MSFKALSQHINLDTVKSISKLTEEEAAKKAARDAELKAVMEGTDDRFLLVIGPCSADNEEAVLEYARRLAKLQEEVKDKIFIVQRVYTNKPRTNGDGYKGLLHQQDPSGEINLVRGMVAVRKMHKRVLTETGLTTADEMLYPENLEFIEDLVSYHAVGARSVEDQQHRFVASGIDHPTGLKNPTSGNINVLFNALYASQQKQELMYNGMEVETSSNPLAHVILRGALKENGSVVPNYHYEDLLKVIEAYKKGNYKNPFIMVDTNHDNSGKKYNEQIRIVQEVLTNRQWNEEIKQYVRGFMIESYLEDGRQEPGEGIFGQSITDPCLGWEKTEKLVRYIAENV, from the coding sequence TTGAGTTTTAAAGCGTTAAGCCAACATATTAATTTAGATACAGTTAAATCAATTTCAAAACTAACTGAAGAGGAAGCAGCCAAAAAAGCTGCACGCGATGCAGAATTAAAAGCAGTCATGGAAGGAACAGACGACCGCTTTTTATTAGTTATTGGACCTTGTTCTGCAGATAATGAAGAAGCAGTTTTAGAATATGCAAGAAGATTAGCAAAATTACAAGAAGAAGTAAAAGATAAAATTTTCATCGTACAACGTGTGTATACAAATAAACCACGTACCAATGGCGATGGTTACAAAGGATTATTACACCAACAAGACCCATCAGGTGAAATTAACTTGGTTCGCGGAATGGTTGCAGTACGTAAAATGCACAAACGCGTCTTAACAGAAACAGGGTTAACAACTGCTGATGAAATGTTATATCCTGAAAATTTAGAGTTTATTGAAGACCTTGTTAGCTATCATGCGGTAGGAGCACGTTCAGTAGAAGACCAACAGCATCGTTTTGTAGCAAGTGGTATTGACCATCCAACCGGGTTAAAAAACCCAACAAGTGGCAATATTAACGTTTTATTTAATGCGTTGTATGCGAGCCAACAAAAACAAGAATTAATGTACAATGGGATGGAAGTAGAAACTAGTTCAAACCCATTAGCTCACGTTATTTTGCGTGGTGCTTTAAAAGAAAATGGAAGTGTTGTACCAAACTACCACTATGAAGATTTATTAAAAGTGATTGAAGCCTACAAAAAAGGCAATTACAAAAATCCATTTATTATGGTCGATACAAATCACGATAATTCTGGTAAAAAATATAATGAACAAATTCGTATTGTTCAAGAAGTTTTAACTAATCGTCAATGGAATGAAGAAATTAAACAATATGTTCGTGGGTTTATGATTGAAAGTTACCTAGAAGATGGTCGTCAAGAACCTGGTGAAGGAATCTTTGGTCAATCTATTACCGATCCTTGTCTAGGATGGGAAAAAACAGAAAAACTTGTCCGCTATATTGCTGAAAATGTTTAA
- a CDS encoding MurR/RpiR family transcriptional regulator, with translation MNIEILIEKYQLTPIEAQVLRYMQENKQRLNQLGIHEVAEHAYASTTIIVDMLEKIGFASYNDLVFSFQNELTPPTPPSFQLVSESEIQQFTHLLTTYKDKRILILGFGFSQNLADYFAESLNSSGFQASAHNSLELVKTAVENETLLIVISNSGEIHHLIELMQTVTERNLEVIAFVNARYSLVSSSARLTISSDSSSIRSFQEFAPSLFFGNTLSQFELLMSETLKSLSN, from the coding sequence ATGAATATTGAAATACTGATTGAAAAATATCAATTAACCCCAATAGAAGCGCAAGTTTTGCGTTATATGCAAGAAAATAAACAAAGATTAAACCAGCTAGGAATTCATGAGGTCGCTGAGCACGCCTATGCTTCCACGACAATTATTGTAGATATGTTAGAAAAAATTGGTTTTGCCAGCTACAATGACTTAGTTTTTTCCTTTCAAAACGAGCTGACACCACCAACACCGCCTTCTTTTCAACTTGTGTCAGAAAGTGAAATTCAACAGTTCACCCATTTATTAACTACATATAAAGACAAACGTATTTTAATTTTAGGTTTTGGCTTTTCTCAAAATTTGGCGGACTACTTTGCGGAATCTTTAAATTCATCTGGATTTCAAGCATCCGCTCACAATTCTTTAGAACTTGTGAAAACAGCCGTTGAAAATGAGACGTTACTTATTGTTATTTCTAATTCTGGAGAGATACATCACTTGATTGAATTGATGCAGACGGTTACCGAACGTAATCTAGAGGTGATTGCTTTTGTAAACGCTCGGTACTCTTTAGTTAGTTCATCTGCCCGTCTAACGATTAGCAGTGACTCCTCTTCGATCCGTTCCTTTCAAGAATTTGCGCCTAGTTTATTTTTTGGAAACACACTGAGTCAGTTTGAATTATTAATGAGTGAAACACTTAAATCACTTTCCAATTAA
- a CDS encoding YxeA family protein, producing MSKLAKSLISFFVLLVVAGGGFFYYMMVPTAYYTQINDKGTEIKGSFDNKEEYVQYEYSQAGYDKEGNEKTLDFMTHPDLGRPFKQDAYLKINVTRFKGENSYEEVQKAEVPQKALEKLDGK from the coding sequence ATGAGTAAATTAGCTAAATCACTTATTAGTTTCTTTGTATTATTGGTTGTGGCAGGTGGTGGATTCTTCTATTATATGATGGTACCAACTGCTTATTATACACAAATCAATGATAAAGGGACAGAAATCAAAGGTAGCTTTGATAATAAAGAAGAATATGTGCAATATGAATACAGTCAAGCAGGATATGATAAAGAAGGAAATGAAAAAACATTAGATTTCATGACGCATCCTGATTTAGGCAGACCTTTTAAGCAAGATGCTTACTTAAAAATTAACGTGACCCGCTTTAAAGGAGAAAATAGCTACGAAGAAGTACAAAAAGCAGAAGTTCCCCAAAAAGCCTTAGAAAAACTTGATGGAAAATAA
- a CDS encoding MurR/RpiR family transcriptional regulator, producing the protein MNIEMLIEKYQLNNAEAQVLRYMQENKQSLKQMGIREVAKQSFVSTATIVNMSKKIGFSGYSELVFFFQNEPTPAPTFQVISDSESQQFTQLLTNYKDKRIMILGFGFSQNLANYFAEFLNLYGFRATANGHLEFLRVSVENEMLVIVISNSGETRRLIELTRLAVDHRLEVIAFVGERCSSIGSIAPLTISSDTYSPRSFQEFAPNLFFGTALNQFELLMSAALKSIFT; encoded by the coding sequence ATGAATATTGAAATGCTCATTGAGAAATATCAATTGAACAATGCAGAAGCGCAAGTTTTGCGTTACATGCAAGAAAATAAACAAAGCTTAAAACAAATGGGGATTCGCGAAGTCGCAAAACAGTCCTTTGTTTCTACCGCAACAATTGTTAATATGTCGAAAAAAATTGGGTTTTCTGGATACAGTGAGTTAGTTTTCTTCTTTCAAAATGAACCTACTCCAGCACCTACTTTTCAGGTCATCTCAGACAGCGAAAGCCAACAATTTACCCAATTATTAACTAACTACAAAGACAAACGTATTATGATTTTAGGGTTTGGTTTCTCTCAAAATTTAGCTAATTATTTTGCAGAATTTCTAAATTTATACGGGTTTCGCGCTACAGCTAATGGCCATTTAGAATTTTTGCGTGTATCGGTTGAAAACGAAATGTTAGTTATTGTTATTTCCAATTCTGGAGAAACTCGTCGCTTGATTGAACTCACCCGTCTTGCGGTAGACCATCGTTTAGAAGTCATTGCTTTTGTAGGTGAACGTTGCTCTTCAATTGGCTCTATAGCGCCTTTAACAATTAGCAGTGATACGTATTCGCCCCGTTCCTTTCAAGAATTTGCGCCTAATTTATTTTTTGGTACTGCACTTAATCAGTTTGAGTTACTCATGAGTGCGGCACTCAAATCCATTTTCACTTAA